From a single Pseudomonas serboccidentalis genomic region:
- a CDS encoding pilus assembly protein has product MRSIERCWTLLAGMLLSLYLAAPAYAFTPSDSPLLSAAAVPPNVMLLIDDSGSMNSIIYAAGFDPNVARIPARQCNAFLGLCSALNAPAITGDPVLLSSLPTSGCSGGAFAFYNNSIAPLCLKLPDPVGGGNTRYTGDYIAYVVGLAINTGTRDFTTGAIPNDYRINVARNVSTALVTSNRTLRMGLSTFNPVNSYNSGNGGYIARSISDLSPVSGSVTQAQADTNYNALISSINGLSAVANTPLAETYYEVTRYMRGLAPYYNSTPTTYTSPIQYRCQKNYGVVITDGLPTYDRTFPSNDPLGGSRLPNWDGINNDGNNLNGDNEGDTLYLDDIAKFAFDIDMRSTGTDAAGKSWNAVDFPKQNMNTYTVGFTADNDMLSDAASYGQGRYYQATDSTGLNTALSSALSDITSKAGSGGSGVTSGTTLASGTSYFQTSYDPKDWRGTIKSFGFTSAGAVNTSAALWTSDTTIIPGATAPTYQSWNTTSNTAVTLAYGNFSATQQTTLSQSLPGGISGSDLVEWSKGTNKSGLRVRSVLLGDIINSPLVLASPSDKTASDLSGDTTYTTYLTTKAANMNSSLVVNANDGFVNVINSANGTRRYAYMPSSVLPSLRLIADPAYINGVSHKFLVDGQVGVYDAQINSAWKTLAIGGTGAGGKTFYALQLFDASAGNVLSALWEVSAPATANTANAFNDLGYAYARPEVARLADGRWAAFIANGYGSSSGVAALYVLDVRDGSLIKKIVIDSTETTNGLSSVKLKVNSSNVVQAAYGGDLKGRLWKFDLSATTTDSWGVAFSGKPLFTTAGGATQPITAQPLLADNSLGGKQVFVGTGKFNETADKTNKDLQAFYSVWDADGGSGQLTVSSLQAQAVTGVFSGSTGQFITTSQNDTTYPGEKGWYLPLVYNNVLTGERVINQASLVLGRIVFTTASVDTTDPCASFGTGKLVELDAFSGKMLNYAVLDTNADGVVDSNDTISSGVVFTGGIPTLNAIVNGATRKIVNDSSGSVTTLVEKSGGGSRRIMWRQIQ; this is encoded by the coding sequence ATGCGAAGTATTGAGCGCTGCTGGACACTGTTGGCGGGCATGCTGCTGAGCTTGTATCTGGCGGCACCCGCGTATGCGTTCACCCCGTCCGACTCGCCACTCTTGAGCGCTGCAGCGGTGCCACCGAACGTGATGCTGCTGATCGACGATTCCGGGAGCATGAACAGCATCATTTATGCGGCAGGATTCGACCCGAACGTCGCGCGTATACCGGCACGGCAGTGCAATGCGTTCCTTGGGCTGTGCTCGGCATTGAATGCGCCAGCAATTACCGGCGATCCGGTGTTGTTATCGAGTCTGCCGACCTCTGGTTGTTCCGGCGGTGCCTTCGCCTTCTACAACAACAGCATTGCGCCTTTGTGCCTGAAACTGCCCGATCCGGTGGGTGGCGGCAACACCCGCTACACCGGGGACTACATCGCCTACGTGGTCGGGCTGGCGATCAACACCGGCACGCGCGACTTCACCACCGGGGCGATTCCCAACGACTACCGGATCAACGTGGCGCGCAACGTGTCCACCGCGCTGGTCACCAGCAACCGTACCTTGCGCATGGGCCTGTCGACCTTCAATCCGGTCAACAGTTATAACTCGGGCAACGGCGGTTACATCGCGCGATCGATCAGCGATCTGTCACCGGTGTCCGGCAGCGTGACCCAGGCGCAGGCCGACACCAACTACAACGCGCTGATTTCATCGATCAACGGCTTGAGTGCCGTGGCCAACACGCCGCTGGCGGAAACCTATTACGAAGTCACCCGCTACATGCGTGGCTTGGCGCCGTACTACAACAGCACGCCGACGACCTACACCAGTCCGATCCAGTACCGCTGCCAGAAGAACTACGGCGTGGTCATCACCGATGGCCTGCCGACCTACGACCGCACCTTCCCGAGCAACGATCCGCTGGGCGGCAGTCGTTTGCCAAACTGGGACGGCATCAACAATGACGGCAACAACCTCAATGGCGATAACGAAGGCGACACGCTGTACCTGGACGACATCGCCAAATTCGCCTTCGATATCGACATGCGCTCGACAGGGACTGACGCCGCCGGCAAAAGCTGGAACGCCGTGGATTTTCCCAAGCAGAACATGAACACCTACACCGTCGGTTTTACCGCGGACAACGACATGCTTTCGGATGCGGCCAGCTATGGACAGGGCAGGTATTACCAGGCGACCGACAGCACCGGTCTCAACACCGCACTGTCCTCGGCGTTGAGCGACATTACCTCCAAGGCTGGCTCCGGTGGCAGCGGCGTCACCAGCGGCACCACGCTGGCCAGTGGCACCAGTTATTTCCAGACCAGCTACGACCCAAAGGACTGGCGCGGTACGATCAAATCCTTCGGCTTCACCTCGGCCGGCGCGGTGAACACCTCGGCAGCCTTGTGGACGAGCGACACCACCATCATTCCGGGCGCGACGGCGCCGACCTACCAATCGTGGAACACCACCAGCAACACCGCCGTCACCCTGGCCTACGGCAACTTTTCCGCAACCCAGCAGACCACGCTCAGCCAGAGCCTGCCTGGCGGCATCAGCGGCAGCGATCTGGTGGAATGGAGCAAGGGCACCAACAAGTCCGGACTGAGGGTGCGCAGCGTATTGCTCGGCGACATCATCAACTCGCCTTTGGTGCTGGCTTCGCCCAGTGACAAAACCGCCTCCGACCTCTCGGGCGACACCACCTACACCACGTACCTGACCACCAAAGCGGCGAACATGAACTCCAGTCTGGTGGTGAATGCCAACGACGGCTTCGTCAACGTGATCAACTCGGCCAACGGCACCCGGCGCTATGCCTACATGCCGTCCAGTGTGTTGCCGTCGTTGCGGCTGATTGCCGACCCTGCGTACATCAACGGCGTCAGCCACAAGTTTCTGGTGGACGGGCAGGTCGGTGTGTATGACGCGCAAATCAACAGCGCCTGGAAAACCCTGGCCATTGGCGGCACCGGTGCCGGCGGCAAAACCTTTTATGCATTGCAACTGTTCGACGCGTCCGCTGGGAACGTCCTCAGCGCCCTGTGGGAAGTCAGCGCGCCCGCCACGGCGAACACCGCCAACGCTTTTAATGATCTGGGTTATGCCTATGCCCGGCCGGAAGTGGCACGCTTGGCCGATGGTCGCTGGGCGGCGTTCATCGCCAATGGCTATGGCAGCAGTTCCGGTGTGGCGGCGTTGTATGTGCTGGATGTGCGTGACGGTTCGTTGATCAAGAAAATCGTGATCGACAGCACCGAAACCACCAATGGTCTGTCGTCGGTGAAGCTCAAGGTCAATTCCTCGAACGTGGTCCAGGCTGCGTACGGAGGCGACTTGAAAGGGCGCTTGTGGAAATTCGACCTCAGCGCGACCACGACCGACAGCTGGGGCGTGGCGTTTTCCGGCAAGCCGTTGTTCACCACGGCGGGCGGGGCGACCCAACCGATCACTGCGCAGCCGCTGTTGGCGGACAATTCGCTGGGGGGCAAACAGGTTTTCGTTGGCACCGGCAAATTCAACGAAACCGCCGACAAGACCAACAAGGATTTGCAGGCGTTTTATTCGGTATGGGATGCCGACGGTGGTTCCGGGCAACTGACGGTCAGCAGTTTGCAGGCGCAGGCAGTGACCGGGGTGTTCTCCGGCAGCACGGGGCAGTTCATCACCACCAGCCAGAACGACACGACTTATCCCGGGGAGAAGGGCTGGTATCTGCCCTTGGTGTACAACAACGTGCTGACCGGTGAACGGGTCATCAATCAGGCCAGCCTGGTGCTGGGGCGTATCGTGTTTACCACCGCCAGTGTCGACACCACGGACCCGTGTGCCAGTTTCGGTACCGGCAAACTGGTCGAACTCGATGCGTTCAGCGGTAAGATGCTCAACTACGCGGTGCTCGATACCAACGCCGATGGTGTGGTCGACAGCAACGACACGATTTCCAGCGGCGTGGTGTTCACCGGCGGGATCCCGACCCTGAACGCCATCGTCAACGGCGCGACGCGCAAGATCGTCAACGATTCCAGTGGCAGCGTCACCACGCTGGTGGAAAAATCCGGCGGCGGCAGCCGTCGTATCATGTGGCGACAAATACAGTAA
- the fkpB gene encoding FKBP-type peptidyl-prolyl cis-trans isomerase codes for MAEQRIGQNTEVTLHFALRLENGDTVDSTFDKAPATFKVGDGNLLPGFEAALFGFKAGDKRTLTVEPENAFGQPNPQNVQIIPRSQFADMELSPGLLVIFNDAANTELPGVVKEFDDAQVTVDFNHPLAGKTLTFDVEIINVKAL; via the coding sequence TTGGCTGAGCAACGCATCGGTCAGAACACGGAAGTCACGTTGCACTTCGCACTGCGCCTGGAGAACGGCGACACGGTCGACAGCACGTTCGACAAAGCTCCGGCGACCTTCAAGGTCGGCGACGGCAACCTGCTGCCGGGTTTCGAAGCGGCACTGTTCGGCTTCAAGGCTGGCGACAAGCGCACGCTGACCGTCGAGCCGGAAAACGCCTTCGGCCAGCCGAACCCGCAAAACGTGCAGATCATCCCGCGCTCGCAGTTTGCCGACATGGAGCTGTCGCCGGGTTTGCTGGTGATCTTCAACGATGCGGCCAATACTGAGCTGCCGGGTGTGGTGAAAGAATTCGACGACGCGCAAGTGACCGTCGACTTCAACCACCCGCTGGCCGGCAAGACGCTGACCTTTGACGTCGAGATCATCAACGTCAAAGCGCTGTAA
- a CDS encoding PilW family protein, giving the protein MKYYNRGFGLIEMLIALALGLIIVLGVVQTFLAAKNTYVSQNTAAAMQEDARFVLSKMIQELRMVGMFGCLGSINDASSAGDFNTAQITPISWDNSNLKLTLVTADVGGNGGTPTWTVVSDCRNSATAYTGLRAAASGQIAFPIRRLIYSFSNNQILMGTGSGTPAQQVLVNNVSAFTVTFGLATSATDVAASSYSSNPSDPARIRSVRLSLTLTDPNNRVANQTFNVVAALRNRLQ; this is encoded by the coding sequence ATGAAGTACTACAACCGTGGTTTCGGCCTGATCGAAATGCTCATCGCTTTAGCGCTCGGGCTGATCATCGTACTGGGAGTGGTACAGACGTTCCTCGCCGCGAAAAACACCTACGTCAGCCAGAATACGGCTGCGGCGATGCAGGAAGACGCACGTTTTGTGCTGAGCAAGATGATTCAGGAACTGCGCATGGTCGGCATGTTCGGCTGCCTTGGCAGCATTAACGATGCGAGTTCCGCAGGGGATTTCAATACAGCGCAGATCACTCCGATCAGTTGGGACAACAGCAACCTCAAGCTGACCCTGGTTACCGCCGACGTCGGCGGCAATGGCGGCACCCCGACCTGGACGGTGGTCTCCGATTGCCGCAACAGCGCCACGGCGTATACCGGGTTGCGCGCGGCAGCGAGCGGGCAGATCGCCTTTCCGATCCGCCGCCTGATCTACAGCTTCAGCAACAACCAGATCCTCATGGGCACCGGCAGCGGCACCCCGGCCCAGCAAGTGTTGGTGAACAACGTCAGCGCGTTCACCGTCACTTTCGGTCTGGCCACCTCCGCCACCGATGTCGCGGCGTCCTCTTACAGCAGCAACCCCAGCGATCCGGCGCGCATCCGCAGTGTGCGCCTGAGCCTGACCCTCACCGACCCGAACAATCGGGTGGCCAATCAAACCTTCAACGTGGTTGCCGCGTTGCGCAACCGCTTGCAGTGA
- the lspA gene encoding signal peptidase II, producing MPNAVGRFGRLSWLWLSLLVLVIDQASKFYFENRLEMFQQIVIIPDYFSWTLAYNTGAAFSFLADSSGWQRWLFALIAIVVSAVLVVWLKRLGRNDTWLAIALALVLGGALGNLYDRIALGHVIDFILVHWQNRWYFPAFNFADSAITVGAVMLALDMFKTKKTGEAVHD from the coding sequence ATGCCTAATGCCGTTGGCCGTTTCGGACGGTTGAGCTGGCTCTGGTTGAGTTTGCTGGTTCTGGTCATCGACCAGGCCAGCAAGTTCTACTTCGAAAACAGGCTCGAAATGTTCCAGCAGATCGTGATCATTCCTGATTACTTCAGCTGGACCCTGGCCTACAACACCGGCGCGGCGTTCAGCTTCCTGGCCGACAGCTCCGGCTGGCAGCGCTGGCTGTTCGCCCTGATCGCGATCGTGGTCAGTGCGGTGCTGGTGGTCTGGCTCAAACGTCTGGGTCGCAACGATACCTGGCTGGCCATCGCTCTGGCGCTGGTGCTGGGCGGCGCGCTGGGCAATCTGTATGACCGCATTGCCCTGGGCCATGTGATCGACTTCATTCTGGTGCACTGGCAGAACCGCTGGTATTTCCCGGCGTTCAACTTTGCCGACAGCGCCATCACCGTTGGCGCGGTGATGCTGGCACTGGACATGTTCAAAACCAAGAAAACCGGAGAAGCCGTTCATGACTGA
- the ileS gene encoding isoleucine--tRNA ligase codes for MTDYKATLNLPDTAFPMKAGLPQREPQILQRWDSIGLYGKLREIGKDRPKFVLHDGPPYANGTIHIGHALNKILKDMIIRSKTLSGFDAPYVPGWDCHGLPIEHKVEVTHGKNLGADKTRELCRAYATEQIEGQKTEFIRLGVLGDFANPYKTMDFKNEAGEIRALAEIVKGGFVFKGLKPVNWCFDCGSALAEAEVEYENKKSSTIDVAFPIADEAKLAAAFGLPSLGKPASIVIWTTTPWTIPANQALNVHPEFNYALVDIGDKLLVLAEELVESCLSRYGVEGTVLATAPGSALELINFRHPFYDRLSPVYLADYVELGAGTGVVHSAPAYGVDDFVTCKKYGMVNDDILNPVQSNGVYAPSLEFFGGQFIWKANPAIVDKLTEVGALMHTTVIEHSYMHCWRHKTPLIYRATAQWFIGMDKEPVSGDTLRVRSLKAIEDTKFVPAWGQARLHSMIANRPDWCISRQRNWGVPIPFFLNKESGELHPRTVELMEEVAKRVEVEGIEAWFKLDAAELLGDEAPLYDKISDTLDVWFDSGTTHWHVLRGSHPMGHETGPRADLYLEGSDQHRGWFHSSLLTGCAIDNHAPYRELLTHGFTVDESGRKMSKSLGNVIAPQKVNDTLGADIMRLWVASTDYSGEMAVSEQILQRSADAYRRIRNTARFLLSNLTGFNPATDLLPAEDMLALDRWAVDRTLLLQRELQEHYGEYRFWNVYSKIHNFCVQELGGFYLDIIKDRQYTTGADSKARRSCQTALFHICEALVRWIAPILAFTADELWQYLPGERNESVMLNTWYEGLTELPEGFELGRAYWDRIMEVKVAVNKEMEIQRAAKAVGGNLQAEVTLFAEDALSADLAKLSNELRFVLITSTASVAPFVQAPADAVVTEVSGLKLKIVKSAFPKCARCWHCREDVGVNPEHPEICGRCVDNISGAGEVRHYA; via the coding sequence ATGACCGACTATAAAGCCACGCTAAACCTTCCGGACACCGCCTTCCCAATGAAGGCCGGCCTGCCACAGCGCGAACCGCAGATCCTGCAGCGCTGGGACAGTATTGGCCTGTACGGAAAGTTGCGCGAGATTGGCAAGGATCGTCCGAAGTTCGTCCTGCACGACGGTCCTCCGTACGCCAACGGCACGATCCACATCGGTCACGCACTGAACAAGATTCTCAAGGACATGATCATCCGCTCGAAGACCCTGTCGGGCTTCGACGCGCCGTATGTTCCGGGCTGGGACTGCCACGGCCTGCCGATCGAGCACAAGGTTGAAGTGACCCACGGCAAGAACCTGGGCGCGGACAAGACCCGCGAGCTGTGCCGTGCCTACGCCACCGAGCAGATCGAAGGGCAGAAGACCGAGTTCATCCGCCTCGGCGTGCTGGGCGACTTCGCCAACCCGTACAAGACCATGGACTTCAAGAACGAGGCCGGTGAAATCCGTGCCCTCGCCGAAATCGTCAAGGGCGGTTTCGTGTTCAAGGGCCTCAAGCCTGTGAACTGGTGCTTCGACTGCGGTTCGGCCCTGGCCGAAGCGGAAGTCGAGTACGAGAACAAGAAGTCCTCGACCATCGACGTTGCCTTCCCGATCGCTGACGAGGCCAAACTGGCCGCCGCGTTCGGTCTGCCGTCGCTGGGCAAGCCTGCCTCGATCGTGATCTGGACCACCACCCCGTGGACCATCCCGGCCAACCAGGCGCTGAACGTTCACCCGGAATTCAACTACGCGCTGGTTGATATCGGCGACAAGCTGCTGGTTCTGGCTGAAGAGCTGGTCGAGTCCTGCCTGTCCCGTTACGGCGTTGAAGGCACCGTGCTGGCCACCGCGCCAGGTTCGGCGCTGGAACTGATCAACTTCCGTCACCCGTTCTACGACCGTCTGTCGCCGGTGTACCTGGCCGACTACGTGGAACTGGGCGCCGGCACCGGTGTGGTTCACTCCGCCCCGGCTTACGGTGTGGACGACTTCGTGACCTGCAAGAAGTACGGCATGGTCAACGACGACATCCTCAACCCGGTGCAAAGCAACGGCGTGTACGCGCCGTCGCTGGAATTCTTTGGCGGCCAGTTCATCTGGAAAGCCAACCCGGCCATCGTCGACAAGCTGACCGAAGTCGGTGCGCTGATGCACACCACCGTCATCGAACACAGCTACATGCACTGCTGGCGCCACAAGACCCCGCTGATCTACCGCGCGACCGCGCAGTGGTTCATCGGCATGGACAAAGAGCCGGTCAGCGGCGACACCCTGCGCGTGCGGTCGCTCAAAGCCATCGAAGACACCAAGTTCGTTCCGGCCTGGGGCCAGGCGCGCCTGCATTCGATGATCGCCAACCGTCCGGACTGGTGCATCTCCCGTCAGCGCAACTGGGGCGTGCCGATCCCGTTCTTCCTCAACAAGGAAAGCGGCGAGCTGCACCCACGCACCGTTGAGCTGATGGAAGAAGTTGCCAAGCGCGTTGAAGTCGAAGGCATCGAAGCCTGGTTCAAGCTCGACGCCGCCGAACTGCTGGGCGACGAAGCGCCGCTGTACGACAAGATCAGCGACACCCTCGACGTCTGGTTCGACTCGGGCACCACCCACTGGCACGTGCTGCGCGGTTCGCACCCGATGGGTCACGAGACTGGCCCGCGCGCCGACCTGTACCTGGAAGGTTCCGACCAACACCGCGGCTGGTTCCACTCGTCGCTGTTGACCGGTTGCGCCATCGACAACCACGCGCCGTACCGCGAACTGCTGACCCACGGCTTCACCGTCGACGAGTCCGGCCGCAAGATGTCCAAGTCGCTGGGCAACGTGATCGCACCGCAAAAAGTCAACGACACCCTGGGCGCCGACATCATGCGTCTGTGGGTCGCCTCGACTGACTACTCCGGCGAAATGGCCGTGTCCGAGCAGATTCTGCAACGCAGCGCGGACGCCTATCGTCGCATCCGTAATACCGCACGTTTCCTGCTTTCCAACCTGACCGGTTTCAACCCGGCCACCGACCTGCTGCCGGCTGAAGACATGCTCGCGCTGGATCGCTGGGCCGTGGACCGTACCCTGCTGCTGCAACGCGAGTTGCAAGAGCACTACGGCGAATACCGTTTCTGGAACGTCTACTCCAAGATCCACAACTTCTGCGTGCAGGAGCTGGGTGGTTTCTACCTCGACATCATCAAGGATCGCCAGTACACCACCGGCGCCGACAGCAAGGCGCGCCGCTCGTGCCAGACCGCGCTGTTCCACATCTGCGAAGCGCTGGTGCGCTGGATCGCACCGATCCTGGCGTTCACCGCCGACGAGCTGTGGCAGTACCTGCCGGGCGAGCGCAACGAGTCGGTGATGCTCAACACCTGGTATGAAGGTCTGACCGAGCTGCCGGAAGGCTTCGAGTTGGGTCGCGCCTACTGGGATCGCATCATGGAAGTGAAAGTTGCGGTCAACAAAGAGATGGAAATCCAGCGCGCGGCCAAAGCCGTCGGTGGCAACCTGCAAGCCGAAGTGACGCTGTTCGCCGAAGACGCCCTGAGCGCCGACCTGGCCAAGCTGAGCAACGAGTTGCGCTTTGTACTGATCACTTCGACCGCCAGCGTGGCGCCTTTCGTTCAGGCACCTGCAGACGCGGTCGTCACCGAAGTCAGCGGCCTGAAACTGAAGATCGTCAAATCGGCCTTCCCGAAATGCGCCCGTTGCTGGCACTGCCGTGAAGACGTCGGCGTGAACCCGGAGCATCCGGAAATCTGCGGTCGTTGCGTCGACAACATCAGCGGCGCCGGCGAGGTTCGTCACTATGCCTAA
- a CDS encoding pilus assembly PilX family protein: MRISLHQRQTQRGMVLLVSLVFLLLLTLVGLSSMQSANLQEKMAGSVSLRNQSFQTAEAALRIGESAVQLDSYSLAVCASTTQCAPPAESSVVSAAGLNSTSGVTWIAAGSGFYGVQNIGTTVTAVNVPSNTSATLYRVTAVGIAGTSRSVVESVYAKY; encoded by the coding sequence ATGAGGATTTCTTTGCACCAGAGGCAAACCCAGCGCGGCATGGTGCTGCTGGTCAGTCTGGTGTTCCTGTTGTTGCTGACACTGGTCGGTCTGTCATCGATGCAGAGCGCCAACCTGCAGGAAAAAATGGCCGGCAGTGTCAGCCTGCGCAATCAATCGTTTCAGACTGCCGAGGCCGCGTTGCGCATCGGTGAGAGTGCGGTGCAACTGGACAGTTATTCGCTGGCCGTGTGTGCCAGCACCACACAATGTGCACCGCCGGCGGAGTCTTCGGTGGTCAGCGCGGCGGGGCTCAATTCGACCTCGGGGGTGACGTGGATCGCCGCCGGTAGCGGGTTCTATGGTGTGCAGAACATTGGCACCACTGTGACGGCGGTGAATGTGCCGAGCAACACCTCGGCGACCCTGTATCGAGTGACTGCGGTCGGCATCGCCGGCACTTCGCGAAGCGTGGTGGAGAGTGTCTATGCGAAGTATTGA
- the pilV gene encoding type IV pilus modification protein PilV: MRAGSKQAQEGMSLIEVLVALLILTVGILGAAAVQLNALKYTDSSRMTSQASFIAYDMMDRIRANAAADYTVTPPTSGNLSVARDQDLYDFTTNIVNFGGPTATGTITLNQRVYTITINWNDSRAANAPGTTRSFVLRSRAAVDPVATP, encoded by the coding sequence ATGAGGGCAGGGAGTAAACAGGCACAGGAAGGCATGTCGCTGATCGAGGTGCTGGTCGCGTTGCTGATTCTGACTGTCGGCATATTGGGCGCGGCAGCCGTGCAGCTCAATGCACTGAAGTACACCGACAGTTCACGGATGACCAGCCAGGCCAGTTTCATCGCCTACGACATGATGGACCGCATCCGGGCCAACGCCGCCGCTGATTACACGGTCACGCCGCCGACCTCGGGCAACCTCAGTGTCGCCCGCGATCAGGACCTCTACGACTTCACCACCAACATCGTCAATTTCGGCGGGCCGACGGCCACCGGCACGATCACCCTCAATCAGCGGGTGTACACCATCACCATCAACTGGAATGACTCGCGAGCCGCGAATGCTCCCGGCACCACACGCAGCTTCGTTCTGAGGAGTCGCGCTGCGGTCGATCCGGTGGCCACGCCATGA
- a CDS encoding GspH/FimT family pseudopilin — MNHRTKGFTLPELLAAVAVLVILITLAVPGFTRSIQSSKADTEMGDLQRAINYARLEAIDRGVTTRLRPSAGGSVWTGELSVYDGTGTPANVLRVVPAMSSGATLTLPSGVTALDFNNLGGLAAPSTAVVISYVLGTQSRTLNVCLNGRIQLGGSCG, encoded by the coding sequence ATGAATCATCGTACAAAAGGTTTCACGCTGCCCGAGTTGTTGGCTGCGGTCGCCGTGCTGGTGATCCTTATCACCCTGGCGGTGCCGGGCTTCACCCGTTCGATCCAGAGCAGCAAGGCCGACACCGAAATGGGCGATCTGCAACGGGCGATCAACTATGCGCGGCTGGAGGCGATCGACCGCGGCGTGACCACGCGGCTGCGACCGAGCGCCGGTGGCAGCGTGTGGACCGGCGAGTTGTCGGTCTACGACGGTACTGGCACTCCGGCCAATGTATTGCGGGTTGTTCCGGCGATGAGCAGCGGCGCGACTCTGACGCTACCCTCAGGAGTCACCGCACTGGATTTCAACAATCTGGGCGGTCTGGCGGCCCCGTCGACGGCGGTGGTCATCAGTTACGTGCTGGGAACGCAAAGCAGGACGCTGAACGTGTGTCTGAACGGACGAATTCAATTGGGTGGAAGTTGCGGATGA
- the ispH gene encoding 4-hydroxy-3-methylbut-2-enyl diphosphate reductase, producing the protein MQIKLANPRGFCAGVDRAIEIVNRALEVFGPPIYVRHEVVHNKFVVEDLRSRGAIFVEELDQVPDDVIVIFSAHGVSQAVRTEAAGRGLKVFDATCPLVTKVHIEVAKYSRDGRECILIGHAGHPEVEGTMGQYDGSNGGAIYLVEDEKDVAELQVKNPDKLAFVTQTTLSMDDTSRVIDALRTRFPAIGGPRKDDICYATQNRQDAVKQLADECDVVLVVGSPNSSNSNRLRELAERMATPAYLIDGAEDLQKSWFDGVERIGITAGASAPEVLVRGVIQQLQAWGATGADELAGREENITFSMPKELRVRSI; encoded by the coding sequence ATGCAAATCAAACTCGCCAACCCCCGTGGCTTCTGCGCCGGCGTGGACCGGGCGATCGAAATCGTCAACCGCGCCCTGGAAGTCTTCGGGCCGCCGATCTACGTGCGCCATGAAGTGGTGCACAACAAGTTCGTCGTCGAAGACCTGCGCAGCCGTGGCGCGATCTTCGTCGAAGAACTGGATCAGGTGCCGGACGACGTCATCGTCATTTTCAGTGCCCATGGCGTCTCTCAAGCGGTGCGTACCGAAGCCGCCGGCCGTGGCCTGAAAGTGTTCGATGCCACTTGCCCGCTGGTGACCAAGGTGCACATCGAAGTCGCGAAATACAGCCGCGACGGCCGTGAGTGCATCCTGATCGGCCACGCCGGTCACCCGGAAGTCGAAGGCACCATGGGCCAGTACGACGGCAGCAATGGTGGTGCGATCTACCTCGTCGAAGACGAGAAGGATGTCGCCGAGCTGCAGGTGAAGAACCCGGACAAGCTGGCCTTCGTGACCCAGACCACCCTGTCGATGGACGACACCAGTCGCGTGATCGATGCCCTGCGCACGCGTTTCCCGGCCATCGGCGGCCCGCGCAAGGACGACATCTGCTACGCCACGCAAAACCGTCAGGACGCGGTCAAGCAACTGGCCGACGAATGCGACGTGGTGTTGGTGGTGGGCAGCCCGAACAGCTCCAACTCCAATCGTCTGCGTGAACTGGCCGAACGCATGGCCACACCGGCCTACCTGATCGACGGCGCCGAAGACCTGCAAAAGAGCTGGTTCGACGGGGTTGAGCGTATCGGCATCACCGCCGGCGCTTCTGCGCCGGAAGTGCTGGTGCGCGGCGTGATCCAGCAATTGCAGGCGTGGGGCGCGACCGGTGCCGATGAGCTGGCCGGACGCGAGGAGAACATTACGTTCTCGATGCCGAAAGAGCTGCGCGTCCGCTCGATTTAA
- a CDS encoding GspH/FimT family pseudopilin: MPQQGFSLIELLMGLAIGAIVLALVSPAFAAFTESTQREQAAQSLLDGIRNARTQAITRNESVVIHGINGDWSQGWRIILDISGKGSQDSDNPLLQEQTSAARVPIVGNWAVSRYVRFSSLGQPLMPGRAFQAGTLHLCSAHEPVSQLQVVLAATGRVRLTREKTGQALCEKAKSVKSSGRAALSASRT, translated from the coding sequence ATGCCGCAGCAGGGTTTCAGTCTGATTGAATTGCTTATGGGACTGGCGATTGGCGCGATTGTTCTGGCGCTGGTCAGTCCGGCGTTTGCCGCCTTCACCGAATCGACTCAGCGCGAGCAGGCAGCCCAGTCTTTACTCGACGGGATTCGCAACGCTCGCACGCAGGCCATCACGCGCAATGAGAGCGTGGTGATTCACGGCATCAACGGCGACTGGAGTCAGGGCTGGCGGATCATTCTGGATATCAGCGGCAAGGGGTCGCAGGACAGCGACAATCCACTGCTACAGGAGCAGACGAGTGCTGCGCGGGTACCGATTGTCGGCAATTGGGCGGTCAGTCGTTACGTGCGGTTCAGCAGTCTGGGGCAACCGCTGATGCCCGGGCGGGCATTTCAGGCTGGGACACTACATCTGTGTTCGGCACACGAGCCGGTCAGCCAGCTCCAAGTGGTGCTGGCGGCGACCGGTCGAGTGCGCCTGACCCGAGAAAAGACCGGGCAGGCGCTATGCGAGAAAGCGAAAAGCGTTAAATCGAGCGGACGCGCAGCTCTTTCGGCATCGAGAACGTAA